From the genome of Rhodothermales bacterium, one region includes:
- a CDS encoding glycosyltransferase — MNRHLLCISYRFPPETYPLTSRVKNMLEHLEASWDITAITAAKHPTLGKNVTIRRVPPRTPEGLFRFLKRIKMGKLIDLFVWPDAFIFWILPALFEARRQIRARRPDLILVFMMPYSTGLLGLLLKRLTGIPLVFNLNDSITCTDMNPSHPTRLHYRMAHWLEDRYVRRADALIYVSKRNIDRIAARQPEKYRGKLHLIRRGARPHDHAEMAPPADGIFRIVYTGGMSGWYHFLDERGTPSFGKRLFHAWNRLGRHRLVTLDHRSHSPVYIGQAIKAVVEKHPEWAGRIEMSVYGNQYPQELVDRVLKMHGIEGFVRVYPPVPHAEVKDKVRQADLLFMALPERTDGSPGGRISAKTYEYLMTDRPILAAVPAGENQEFLVDKPGVHMVSPRDSAAMADAIERLAAASFEGRDLRVDRSCVQATMTNRSRAEAFAGVLDEVVGA, encoded by the coding sequence ATGAATAGGCACCTGCTCTGCATCTCCTATCGTTTTCCGCCAGAAACGTACCCGCTGACCTCCCGCGTCAAGAACATGCTCGAGCATCTGGAGGCGAGCTGGGACATCACGGCCATCACCGCGGCAAAGCATCCGACCCTGGGTAAAAACGTCACGATCCGGCGCGTGCCGCCGCGTACGCCGGAGGGGCTCTTCCGTTTTCTGAAACGGATCAAGATGGGCAAGTTGATCGACCTGTTCGTCTGGCCCGACGCGTTTATCTTCTGGATCCTGCCGGCGCTGTTCGAAGCGCGCCGCCAGATCCGCGCGCGCCGTCCGGATCTCATCCTGGTCTTTATGATGCCGTATTCGACGGGCCTCCTCGGGCTGCTGCTGAAGCGCCTGACCGGCATCCCGCTCGTGTTCAACCTGAACGACAGCATCACCTGCACGGACATGAACCCGAGCCACCCCACCCGGCTGCATTACCGGATGGCGCACTGGCTCGAGGACCGGTACGTCCGCCGCGCCGACGCGCTCATCTACGTGTCGAAGCGCAACATCGACCGCATCGCCGCGCGCCAGCCCGAAAAATACCGCGGCAAACTGCATCTGATCCGTCGCGGCGCGCGCCCGCACGACCATGCCGAGATGGCGCCGCCGGCGGACGGGATCTTCCGGATCGTGTACACCGGCGGGATGAGCGGGTGGTATCATTTTCTGGACGAACGCGGCACGCCGTCGTTCGGTAAACGGCTGTTCCATGCCTGGAACCGTCTGGGCCGGCATCGCCTCGTCACGCTCGACCACCGGAGCCACAGCCCGGTCTATATCGGCCAGGCGATCAAGGCGGTCGTCGAAAAACACCCCGAATGGGCCGGCCGCATCGAGATGAGCGTCTACGGCAACCAGTACCCGCAGGAGCTGGTCGACCGGGTGCTGAAGATGCACGGCATCGAAGGATTTGTGCGTGTTTATCCGCCAGTGCCGCACGCCGAAGTGAAGGACAAGGTGCGGCAGGCCGATCTGCTTTTCATGGCGCTCCCCGAACGCACGGACGGTTCGCCGGGCGGACGCATCTCCGCGAAGACCTACGAATACCTCATGACGGACCGCCCGATCCTCGCGGCGGTGCCGGCGGGGGAGAACCAGGAGTTTCTGGTGGACAAACCCGGCGTACATATGGTGAGCCCGAGGGATAGCGCGGCGATGGCCGACGCGATCGAGCGGCTCGCGGCCGCGTCCTTCGAGGGGCGCGATCTGCGCGTCGATCGCTCCTGCGTGCAGGCCACGATGACCAACCGGTCGCGCGCCGAAGCGTTTGCCGGCGTCCTTGACGAGGTGGTTGGCGCATGA
- a CDS encoding sulfotransferase, translating into MKSPIFIVGANRSGTTLLRLILNAHPHLAIPEEVVYFGSSLAGVPIGRWRKPGLTKEAYTSFVMQFLDNNCEPLGDIDREALLHTILEDGPADFRRPYQCVLEAWAGRQGKVRWGEKTPGNLFYADIIYEMFPDARFIHLVRDPRAGVSSMLGTSFFPNDVVFNALGRAKFMTEGRAILEKYVPAEQRFLLRYEDIVEAPQETVHALCAFLGEDFEPAMMDFHEDASRFMKKEAATDFNAAATRPISAEMRDKWRKKLDPADIAKIQAVCRRPMAEFGYELEDIPLSLTDRLEVWTKQLYWRYQTYRHRHIRHYTVKSMMFARVRGRMRKKLGGLQKRVGMIR; encoded by the coding sequence ATGAAATCCCCGATCTTCATCGTCGGCGCCAACCGCTCGGGCACGACGCTCCTGCGCCTCATCCTGAACGCGCATCCGCATCTGGCCATCCCCGAGGAAGTGGTGTACTTTGGCTCCTCGCTCGCCGGCGTGCCGATCGGCCGCTGGCGCAAACCGGGGCTGACGAAAGAGGCGTATACGTCGTTCGTGATGCAGTTCCTGGACAACAACTGCGAGCCGCTGGGCGACATCGACCGCGAGGCGTTGCTGCACACGATCCTCGAGGACGGGCCGGCCGATTTCCGGCGGCCGTATCAGTGCGTGCTCGAGGCCTGGGCCGGCCGGCAGGGCAAGGTGCGCTGGGGCGAAAAGACCCCGGGCAACCTGTTTTATGCCGACATCATCTACGAGATGTTTCCCGACGCGCGGTTCATCCACCTCGTCCGCGATCCCCGCGCCGGCGTGTCCTCGATGCTCGGAACGAGCTTCTTCCCGAACGACGTCGTGTTCAACGCGCTCGGGCGCGCCAAATTCATGACGGAGGGCCGGGCGATCCTGGAAAAATACGTGCCGGCCGAACAGCGTTTTCTGCTGCGCTACGAGGACATCGTCGAGGCGCCCCAGGAGACCGTCCACGCCCTGTGCGCCTTTCTGGGGGAAGACTTCGAGCCGGCGATGATGGACTTTCATGAGGACGCCAGCCGCTTCATGAAGAAGGAAGCCGCCACCGATTTTAACGCCGCCGCCACCCGGCCGATATCCGCCGAGATGCGGGACAAATGGCGGAAGAAGCTCGATCCCGCCGATATCGCCAAGATCCAGGCCGTCTGCCGCCGGCCGATGGCCGAATTCGGCTACGAACTCGAGGACATCCCGCTCTCGCTGACAGACCGGCTCGAGGTCTGGACCAAACAACTGTACTGGCGCTACCAGACCTACCGCCACCGCCACATCCGCCACTATACCGTGAAGTCGATGATGTTCGCCCGGGTCCGCGGCCGGATGCGCAAGAAGCTCGGCGGGCTGCAGAAGCGGGTCGGGATGATCAGGTAA